In Schlegelella aquatica, one DNA window encodes the following:
- a CDS encoding MFS transporter, protein MARPTNFLSSGHWPTLFASFLYFDFCFAVWVLNGAMGPFIGESFGLSAAQKGFMVSVPILAGALMRFPLGVLAQYIGRKNAAMVEMGLIVAALTYGYFFVDSYDSVLAMGVLLGIAGASFGVALSLGSGWYPPRYKGLAMGLAGAGNSGTVLAVLFAPPLATLYGWQTVYGIAALTMLVPMSVMWQCAKEPPDREHQTLRQHLACLLEKDGWIFSLIYAVTFGGFIGLASFLPTYFHDQFGVSKVEAGQLTMLATLMGSVVRVLGGHLSDRVGGVRTLSAVLIGVAVSLLLCGWAGDSVWLATGLFMACFAALGAGNGAVFQLVPLRWPTTTAVAGSMIGEIGALGGGFVPNAMGLSKQYGGSYLWGFAAFALATVTMLLVLWRAQKRWTASWIDQGGKARTPLPAASRPGPATPVHAPVPHGPAVTAAGAPVGVVNAVPKTRPLASQPGAWR, encoded by the coding sequence ATGGCACGTCCTACGAACTTCCTCTCCTCGGGTCACTGGCCCACCTTGTTCGCGTCGTTCCTCTATTTCGACTTCTGCTTCGCGGTGTGGGTGCTCAATGGCGCGATGGGACCCTTCATCGGCGAGAGCTTCGGGCTCAGCGCGGCGCAGAAGGGCTTCATGGTCTCGGTACCGATCCTCGCCGGCGCCTTGATGCGCTTCCCGCTCGGCGTGCTGGCGCAGTACATCGGCCGCAAGAACGCGGCCATGGTCGAGATGGGGCTGATCGTCGCGGCCCTCACCTACGGCTACTTCTTCGTGGACAGCTACGACAGCGTACTGGCCATGGGGGTGTTGCTCGGCATCGCGGGCGCGAGCTTCGGCGTGGCGCTCTCGCTCGGATCGGGCTGGTATCCGCCCCGCTACAAGGGCCTGGCGATGGGGCTGGCCGGAGCGGGCAACTCGGGGACGGTGCTCGCCGTGTTGTTCGCCCCTCCGTTGGCGACGCTGTATGGCTGGCAGACCGTCTACGGCATCGCGGCCCTCACGATGCTGGTGCCGATGTCGGTGATGTGGCAGTGCGCCAAGGAGCCGCCCGATCGGGAACACCAGACGCTGCGGCAGCACCTGGCCTGTCTGCTGGAGAAGGACGGCTGGATCTTCAGCTTGATCTATGCGGTGACTTTCGGCGGCTTCATAGGGCTGGCGAGCTTCCTGCCGACCTACTTCCACGACCAGTTCGGCGTGAGCAAGGTCGAGGCCGGGCAGCTGACGATGCTGGCCACGCTGATGGGCTCGGTGGTGCGTGTGCTGGGCGGCCACCTCTCGGACCGCGTGGGAGGCGTGCGCACGCTGTCGGCCGTGCTGATCGGCGTGGCCGTCTCCCTCCTGCTGTGCGGCTGGGCGGGCGACTCGGTGTGGTTGGCCACCGGCCTCTTCATGGCGTGCTTTGCGGCCCTGGGCGCCGGCAACGGAGCGGTGTTCCAGCTCGTGCCGCTGCGGTGGCCGACGACCACGGCGGTGGCGGGCTCGATGATCGGGGAGATCGGTGCACTGGGAGGCGGCTTCGTTCCCAATGCGATGGGCCTCTCCAAGCAGTACGGGGGCTCCTATCTGTGGGGGTTTGCGGCGTTCGCGCTGGCCACGGTGACGATGCTGCTCGTGCTCTGGCGTGCGCAGAAGCGCTGGACGGCAAGCTGGATCGATCAGGGTGGCAAAGCGCGCACTCCGCTGCCCGCCGCCTCCCGCCCCGGCCCTGCGACGCCGGTGCATGCCCCCGTGCCTCACGGGCCCGCCGTGACTGCGGCGGGCGCACCGGTCGGCGTGGTGAATGCCGTCCCGAAGACCCGGCCCCTCGCGTCCCAACCGGGCGCCTGGCGCTGA
- a CDS encoding ANTAR domain-containing protein has protein sequence MMASKVIVAGPDLRALEALTRDMQDVGIHVLGADDGCNLVRECIRLAPEALVWWEDWLTVRSLDHLRLLAQTHPLPTLVYTLEDDVRRLEAAVEAGVQGYVVNGYASARLRSDLAAACARFRREHALLRALEELSHKHEERKLIDRAKGVLMRATQMSEEEAFRWLRTASMRQHRRVGQVSRVLVEAAARAHAINRAGLLRMLSQRYVLVSAAGCAGACVVAQGALQTVTDTVAQVLSELQRSEVVHPYGDLVGAAAEQWARVVAVQGQGADHWSELDEAAERLLEAAERLTGCLEAAWPEGRLNVVNLCARQRMLAQRYGKHMALAALGHTDAVAAAAAAAPTRAQFEAALEALRHTPLTSERVRELLAQAARTWRVLLAACHGSPPAWDGLMGAADELVCVFDALTQQYEQEVHRLIG, from the coding sequence ATGATGGCGAGCAAAGTGATCGTGGCAGGGCCGGATCTGCGGGCACTCGAGGCCCTGACCCGAGACATGCAGGACGTGGGCATTCACGTCCTTGGTGCAGACGATGGATGCAACCTGGTGCGCGAGTGCATCAGGCTGGCGCCCGAGGCCCTGGTGTGGTGGGAGGACTGGCTCACCGTGCGCAGCCTCGACCACTTGCGCTTGCTCGCGCAGACCCACCCGCTGCCCACCCTGGTCTACACGCTCGAAGATGACGTGCGCCGATTGGAGGCCGCCGTGGAGGCGGGCGTGCAGGGGTATGTGGTCAACGGCTATGCGAGCGCGCGCCTGCGCAGCGACCTCGCCGCCGCCTGCGCGCGCTTCCGCAGGGAGCATGCGCTGCTGCGCGCGCTCGAGGAGCTGTCGCACAAGCACGAGGAGCGCAAGCTCATCGACCGCGCCAAAGGCGTGTTGATGCGCGCCACGCAGATGTCGGAGGAGGAGGCGTTCCGCTGGTTGCGCACCGCTTCCATGAGGCAGCACCGGCGTGTCGGCCAGGTCTCGCGGGTGCTGGTCGAAGCCGCCGCCCGCGCGCACGCCATCAACCGGGCAGGGCTGCTGCGGATGCTCTCTCAACGGTACGTGCTGGTGAGCGCCGCCGGGTGCGCCGGCGCATGTGTGGTCGCGCAAGGCGCCCTGCAAACGGTGACCGACACCGTCGCGCAGGTGCTGTCGGAGCTGCAGCGCTCCGAGGTGGTCCACCCGTACGGGGACCTCGTCGGAGCCGCGGCCGAGCAGTGGGCCCGGGTCGTCGCGGTGCAAGGACAGGGGGCGGACCATTGGTCCGAGCTTGACGAGGCGGCCGAGCGGCTGCTGGAGGCCGCCGAGCGCTTGACCGGCTGCCTGGAGGCTGCCTGGCCGGAAGGGCGTTTGAACGTCGTCAACCTGTGCGCGCGGCAACGCATGCTGGCGCAGCGCTATGGCAAGCACATGGCGCTGGCCGCGCTCGGCCACACCGATGCGGTCGCCGCCGCTGCTGCCGCCGCCCCCACGCGGGCGCAGTTCGAAGCGGCTCTCGAGGCGCTGCGGCACACGCCCCTGACCTCTGAGCGCGTGCGCGAGCTGCTGGCCCAGGCGGCCCGGACCTGGCGAGTGCTGCTCGCCGCCTGCCACGGCAGCCCTCCAGCCTGGGACGGCCTGATGGGCGCCGCCGACGAGCTGGTGTGCGTGTTCGATGCGCTGACGCAACAGTACGAACAGGAGGTGCACCGGCTCATCGGCTGA
- a CDS encoding sensor domain-containing diguanylate cyclase: MSPSSSDPQAADPMEPLRPGLTVDEAAACLRPVLDHFGEGFVVKDAEGRYLYANAAAARMLGRSVQEVVGRCDEELLDAATAASLRAGDQAARLQSRPLYRDERLPGGDEGVIELQTLRYCAPGAADPAAAPVCALWTDVTQVRRLQAQLRHALEQLELQQRQNEELRQELQDQPVRDPVSGVYNRHHFEEQLRREIDLSLRENREFALVAIRIDRYGELIARLGAAAGERVLQALGRLLRGNTRVMDAPCRLGEERFAVLLSGVGLATAHARMESVRRQCEAQMVLLEGSELRFTVSMGVASFPHTAQDRQALLAAAEAALARAGERGGNCTLPAPIALDPR; this comes from the coding sequence ATGAGCCCTTCCTCCTCCGACCCACAAGCTGCCGACCCGATGGAGCCCTTGCGACCTGGCCTCACCGTCGACGAGGCGGCGGCCTGTCTGCGTCCTGTGCTGGACCACTTCGGCGAGGGCTTCGTCGTCAAGGATGCCGAGGGCCGCTACCTGTATGCCAATGCCGCGGCCGCCCGCATGCTCGGGCGGTCGGTGCAAGAGGTCGTCGGGCGGTGCGACGAGGAATTGCTCGATGCCGCGACGGCGGCGTCGCTGCGCGCCGGCGACCAGGCCGCGCGCTTGCAGTCACGCCCTCTGTACCGAGACGAACGCCTGCCCGGTGGCGACGAGGGCGTGATCGAGCTGCAGACGCTCAGGTACTGCGCGCCCGGCGCCGCCGACCCCGCCGCGGCACCCGTGTGTGCGCTGTGGACGGACGTCACCCAGGTGCGGCGCCTGCAGGCCCAGTTGCGCCACGCCCTCGAGCAGCTCGAGCTCCAGCAGCGTCAGAACGAGGAGCTGCGGCAGGAACTGCAGGACCAGCCGGTGCGCGATCCCGTCAGCGGTGTGTACAACCGGCACCACTTCGAGGAGCAGCTGCGCCGCGAGATCGACCTGTCGCTGCGCGAGAACCGCGAGTTCGCGCTGGTGGCCATCCGCATCGACCGCTACGGTGAGCTCATCGCGCGGCTCGGCGCTGCGGCGGGCGAGCGCGTGCTGCAGGCCCTGGGTCGCTTGCTGCGCGGCAACACCCGGGTGATGGACGCGCCCTGTCGCCTGGGCGAGGAGCGCTTTGCCGTGCTCCTGTCCGGGGTGGGGCTGGCCACGGCCCACGCCCGCATGGAAAGCGTGCGCCGCCAGTGCGAGGCGCAGATGGTGCTGCTGGAGGGCAGCGAACTGCGCTTCACCGTCTCGATGGGCGTGGCGAGCTTTCCCCATACCGCGCAGGACCGCCAGGCTTTGCTCGCAGCGGCCGAGGCGGCGTTGGCACGCGCGGGCGAGCGCGGGGGCAACTGCACCCTGCCTGCGCCGATCGCGCTCGATCCGCGCTGA
- a CDS encoding sulfite exporter TauE/SafE family protein, whose amino-acid sequence MEFQLIAELLLLGSCTGFLAGLLGIGGGMLLVPFMTFILSHRGVPDGLAVKMAIATSMATILFTSLSSVRAHHKRGAVRWDIVRGLAPGIVIGGLLAGAGVFAVLKGQWLALVFAAFVGFSATQMLLDKKPAPARQMPGMAGQWVAGGGIGFVSGLVGAGGGFVSVPFMTWCNVAMHNAVATSAALGFPIALANTVGYVVGGWSVPAPLPGALGYLYLPALAVIASASVLTAPFGARVAHAMNVRQLKRVFALLLYGLAAYMLYKALA is encoded by the coding sequence ATGGAGTTTCAACTCATCGCGGAACTGCTCCTGCTCGGCTCCTGCACGGGGTTCCTGGCGGGGCTGCTCGGTATCGGGGGCGGCATGCTGCTCGTGCCGTTCATGACGTTCATCCTCTCGCACCGAGGGGTGCCGGACGGGCTGGCGGTGAAGATGGCGATTGCCACCTCGATGGCCACCATCTTGTTCACCTCGCTCTCCAGCGTGCGTGCCCATCACAAGCGCGGGGCGGTGCGATGGGACATCGTGCGCGGCCTGGCGCCGGGCATCGTCATCGGCGGCCTGCTCGCCGGCGCCGGTGTCTTCGCGGTGCTCAAGGGCCAGTGGCTGGCGCTCGTCTTCGCGGCCTTCGTCGGCTTTTCGGCCACGCAGATGCTGCTGGACAAGAAGCCCGCCCCTGCGCGCCAGATGCCCGGCATGGCGGGGCAATGGGTTGCGGGCGGCGGCATCGGCTTCGTCTCCGGGCTGGTCGGCGCCGGCGGCGGGTTCGTGTCGGTGCCGTTCATGACCTGGTGCAACGTGGCAATGCACAACGCGGTGGCGACGAGCGCCGCGCTGGGCTTCCCGATCGCCCTGGCCAATACGGTGGGCTACGTGGTGGGGGGTTGGTCGGTGCCGGCTCCGCTGCCGGGCGCGCTCGGCTACCTCTACCTGCCGGCGCTGGCGGTGATCGCGAGCGCCAGCGTGCTCACCGCCCCCTTCGGCGCCCGCGTCGCGCATGCGATGAACGTGCGGCAACTCAAGCGCGTGTTCGCGCTGCTGCTCTACGGGCTGGCAGCCTACATGCTCTACAAGGCGTTGGCCTGA
- a CDS encoding EVE domain-containing protein, producing the protein MPSYWLMKSEPDECSIDDLARLPNQTVPWTGVRNYQARNFMRDAMRVGDGVLFYHSSCAQPGIAGLAEVASAPYPDPTQFDPASRYHDPKASPEAPRWWLVDVRLVRKTRLLCLKDMRERPELADLLVLKPANRLSITPVTPDQWRRVLTALESIA; encoded by the coding sequence ATGCCCTCCTACTGGTTGATGAAAAGCGAGCCCGACGAGTGCTCGATCGATGACTTGGCGCGCCTGCCGAACCAGACGGTGCCCTGGACCGGGGTGCGCAACTACCAGGCCCGCAACTTCATGCGCGATGCGATGCGCGTGGGCGACGGCGTGTTGTTCTATCACTCCTCGTGCGCGCAGCCCGGCATTGCCGGTCTCGCGGAGGTCGCGTCCGCGCCCTATCCCGATCCGACCCAGTTCGATCCCGCCAGCCGCTACCACGATCCGAAGGCATCGCCTGAGGCGCCGCGCTGGTGGCTCGTCGATGTGCGCCTGGTGCGCAAGACCCGGCTGCTCTGCCTCAAGGACATGCGCGAGCGGCCCGAACTCGCGGATCTGCTCGTCCTCAAGCCGGCCAACCGGCTTTCGATCACGCCCGTGACGCCCGACCAGTGGCGGCGGGTGCTCACGGCCCTTGAATCGATCGCTTGA
- a CDS encoding cell division protein ZapA → MKQIEVTIMGQSYILACPEGGEAALLEAVNVVDREMCAIRDAGKVKARERIAVLAALNIAYELAEKQPLAPAVNAAVLQDDRGSAPGSSTDLHGLIRRLDEALGQDGQLI, encoded by the coding sequence GTGAAGCAGATCGAGGTGACGATCATGGGCCAGAGCTACATCCTGGCCTGCCCCGAAGGCGGCGAAGCCGCGCTGCTCGAAGCGGTGAACGTCGTGGACCGCGAGATGTGCGCCATCCGCGATGCGGGCAAGGTCAAGGCGCGCGAGCGCATCGCCGTGCTCGCGGCGCTCAACATCGCCTATGAGCTGGCCGAGAAGCAGCCGCTGGCGCCCGCGGTGAACGCTGCCGTGCTGCAAGACGACCGTGGCAGCGCCCCAGGGTCAAGCACAGATCTGCACGGCTTGATCCGGCGGCTCGACGAAGCCCTAGGACAGGACGGGCAACTCATTTGA
- a CDS encoding cell division protein ZapB has product MSDIDRLVERVERLLLRYEELQRTNELLEQQLASVTAERDSLRSRLSAARARIDALIDRLPETLTLAAPGGETADSSAGTPREGGGA; this is encoded by the coding sequence ATGTCAGACATCGATCGACTCGTCGAGCGTGTGGAGCGATTGCTGTTGCGCTACGAGGAACTGCAACGCACCAATGAGCTGCTCGAGCAGCAGCTGGCGAGCGTGACCGCCGAGCGCGACAGCTTGCGCTCGCGGCTGAGCGCCGCACGCGCGCGCATCGATGCGCTGATCGACCGCCTGCCGGAAACCCTGACCCTTGCGGCACCGGGCGGTGAAACGGCCGACAGCAGCGCCGGGACGCCGCGAGAAGGAGGCGGCGCGTGA
- the nth gene encoding endonuclease III, producing MKTEDIEPFFATLKAANPQPASELEYSSVFELLTAVLLSAQATDAGVNKATRRLFPVANTPAKILALGYEGLCEHIKTIGLYRNKAKHLLDTCRILLERHGAEVPRTREELEALPGVGRKTANVVLNVAFGEPTMAVDTHIFRVSNRTGLAPGKNPLEVELELLRRVPAHYLPDAHHWLILHGRYVCVARKPLCWKCQVAKYCDFEPKTAPPGG from the coding sequence ATGAAGACCGAGGACATCGAACCCTTCTTCGCGACCTTGAAGGCGGCCAACCCCCAGCCGGCCAGCGAACTGGAGTACAGCAGCGTTTTCGAGCTGCTGACCGCGGTGCTGCTTTCGGCGCAGGCGACCGACGCGGGCGTCAACAAGGCCACGCGGCGGCTGTTCCCCGTGGCCAACACCCCGGCGAAGATCCTGGCGCTCGGTTACGAAGGGCTGTGCGAGCACATCAAGACGATCGGGCTGTACCGCAACAAGGCCAAGCACCTGCTCGACACCTGCCGCATCCTCCTCGAGCGTCATGGCGCAGAAGTGCCGCGCACTCGCGAGGAGCTGGAGGCGCTGCCGGGCGTGGGCCGCAAGACGGCCAACGTCGTGCTCAATGTGGCATTCGGCGAGCCCACGATGGCAGTGGACACGCACATCTTCCGCGTGAGCAACCGCACCGGTCTCGCACCGGGCAAGAACCCGCTCGAGGTCGAGCTCGAGCTGTTGCGGCGCGTGCCGGCGCACTACCTCCCCGACGCCCACCACTGGCTGATCCTGCACGGGCGCTACGTGTGCGTGGCACGCAAGCCCCTGTGCTGGAAGTGCCAGGTGGCGAAGTACTGCGACTTCGAGCCGAAGACGGCTCCTCCTGGGGGCTGA
- a CDS encoding VOC family protein yields the protein MLSEAPVTTMLPVRNLQRAREFYEHCLGLGPGELRPDGKVVYRCGGARLALFPKEEGTKAEHTAVSFEVSDIAASVRELEAHGVRFEDYDLPGLKTSDHVCVLGAEKAAWFKDTEGNYLCLHEDLS from the coding sequence ATGTTGAGCGAAGCACCTGTCACGACGATGCTGCCGGTGCGTAACCTGCAGCGCGCCCGAGAGTTCTACGAACACTGCCTGGGTCTGGGGCCCGGCGAGCTGCGGCCCGACGGCAAGGTCGTCTACCGCTGCGGCGGCGCCCGTCTCGCGCTTTTTCCGAAGGAGGAGGGCACCAAGGCGGAGCACACGGCGGTGAGCTTCGAGGTGTCCGACATCGCGGCGTCGGTCCGCGAGCTGGAAGCGCACGGCGTGCGGTTCGAGGACTACGACCTGCCGGGACTGAAGACCTCGGACCACGTCTGCGTGCTCGGCGCCGAGAAGGCGGCGTGGTTCAAGGACACCGAGGGCAACTACCTCTGCCTGCACGAGGACCTGTCCTGA
- the rsxB gene encoding electron transport complex subunit RsxB, giving the protein MNTLRVEEIDALLPQTQCTRCGYPDCRSYAEAIAAGEADINRCPPGGAEGIERLARLTGLAARPLDPACGAEGPRAVAVIDEAWCIGCTLCIKACPVDCIVGTHKRMHTVVEQWCTGCELCIPVCPVDCITLRVETPGRTGWQAWSPEQAAQARERYDFHRLRVERDRREHEERLAAKADAKLADLAAASTITDPQTLQRKRSIIEAAMARARARRAG; this is encoded by the coding sequence ATGAATACGCTCCGCGTCGAGGAGATCGACGCCCTCCTCCCCCAGACCCAGTGCACCCGGTGCGGCTACCCCGACTGCCGCAGCTACGCCGAAGCGATCGCCGCCGGCGAGGCGGACATCAACCGCTGCCCCCCCGGCGGGGCCGAGGGGATCGAACGCCTCGCGCGCCTCACGGGGCTCGCCGCGCGCCCGCTCGACCCGGCATGCGGGGCGGAAGGGCCGCGCGCCGTCGCGGTCATCGACGAGGCGTGGTGCATCGGCTGCACGTTGTGCATCAAGGCCTGCCCGGTGGACTGCATCGTGGGCACGCATAAGCGCATGCACACCGTCGTGGAACAGTGGTGCACGGGCTGCGAGTTGTGCATTCCCGTCTGTCCGGTGGACTGCATCACCCTGCGCGTGGAGACGCCGGGGCGCACCGGATGGCAGGCGTGGAGCCCCGAGCAGGCGGCGCAGGCGCGCGAACGCTACGACTTTCACCGTCTGCGGGTGGAGCGCGACCGTCGCGAGCACGAGGAACGCCTGGCGGCCAAGGCCGATGCCAAGCTGGCGGACCTCGCCGCCGCATCGACGATCACCGATCCGCAGACGCTGCAGCGCAAGCGCAGCATCATCGAGGCCGCAATGGCACGCGCCCGCGCCCGCAGAGCCGGCTGA